CAACACCGGCAGAAGCTTCGTTATTCAAAACAAAAGGAGCTGTTAAAGGTGGAATGCGGTCTACACCACTTGCAGGATCCAGATATTTTTTATAAGCAGTTTCCAAATCATCAGAAAGACCAATACCAACGCCAGTTACAATACCAGCTTTTTCATCTTTAAGATTATCAGCAGTAAGTCCGGCATCTGCAGCAGCTTCAATACTTGCACCAAGCAGGAACTTGCTCATACGGCTCATTTTGCGAGCCAGTTTGCGGTCTACACCATAATTATTTATATCAAAATCTTTAACTTCACCTGCAATCTGCACCTGATGTTTAGAAGCATCAAAAAGTGTGATTTTTGTAATTCCACTTTTTCCGTTCTTTACATTTTCCCATGCAGTTTTTACATCGTTTCCAACAGAAGAAACGCAACCCAATCCTGTTACAACAACTCTGCGTTGTGCCATTTAATACCTCAAAAAATAAAAAAGATGAATTAGTATAGCATATAAGATGAGATAATAAAACAGTACATTTCTTTGACATTTTTGTCAATAATGTCAAGATAAATCACCCAATAATTCAAAAGGAGATTTATCTTGTCTTTATTTACAATATGAGCCTATAATTAACAAATGACCACAACGGTGGCGCTGCAAAGATGCGCGGAATATGATTTTGATAAGGTTCTCGAATGTATTCATGTGATGTTTGAACTTGTTCCGCCTCCAGATGTCCATGGCAAAACAGTTCTTCTTAAACCGAATATTCTTTATCCAAAGTCTCCGGACCTTGCAGTGTGTACGCATCCGGTTGTAGTTGGTGCTGTGGCCCGGGCTTTTAAAGATCTCGGCGCTGCCCGCGTAATTGCCGGAGAATCCCCTGCTATCGCTAATTCTACAATGGCTGCAAAGGTTACCGGCATGTACGATCAGGTTGTCAGTAATGGCGGAGAATGGGCTGATTTTAAGACACCCGACGTAGTAGCCTGTCCAGACGGTAAAATAGTAAAAAGCTTTAATTTTGCGAAACAATTTCTTGAAGCCGATATTATAGTTTCAGTTGCAAAGCTAAAAAGCCATCAGCTTATGGCTTATACCGGCGCAATGAAAAATCTTTTCGGTCTGATGATAGGACTTGAAAAAGCAGAACAGCACTACCGTTTCTCCAACAAAGCTGATTTTGCAGCTTTTCTTACAGACCTCAATATTGCTGCAAAACCTCAGTATGCAATTATGGATGCAATAGTGGGAATGGAAGGGCCCGGCGGACCTGGTGGTGGAGCCCCGATAAAACTCGGGTTCCTCGCCGCCTCGGACAATATTTTAGCCCTGGACTGGAAATGTTCGGAACTCGTAGGCTATAATCCTCATCTCATTGCAAATCTCGAAGATGCCCTAAAACGCAGCCTCTGGCTCAAATCAGAAAAAGAAATAAAAACAGCAGGAGCCTCAGAAGACACCTGCCGCTGTACAACTTTCAAAATAGTAAAAGAACCAAGCGAAACACTGCAGAAAATGATGCCTCGCTGGCTCAACCTTATTGCAACTCCACTTCTCACAAAAACACCGCGTTTTAATGCCCGCAAGTGTAAAAAATGCGGCCGCTGCGAACAGATTTGTCCCGCACACCTCATAAAAATGAATGGGCCGGACGATTCCGCCCAGCTGAACGACAAACAAAAATGTCTGCACTGCTTCTGCTGCCACGAAATCTGCCCGAACGACGCAATAAAACTTAAGCGTTTTTAGATATTTGCCAGTTCGTCCTGACCAATCATTCTGATACCGTTCTGATCACAAACCTTTTCAGTTTCAGGAACATCAGTACAACGGATAATCATATAAGCCGAACCAGACTTACGTCCAGTAAAGCCGTACATATATTCAACGTTGCGTCCGTTATCAGCAAGAATCTTAAGAATCTTATTCAAACTTCCAGCCTCATCCGGAATCTCAACGGCAATTACCGGAGTAGATTTTACGATATAGTGAGAACGCTCAAGCGCCCCCATAACCTGCTCTACGTTTTCTACAATAATACGTGCAATTCCAAAGTCGTTAGTATCTGCAAGGCTGATAGCACGAATATTAATATTATGAGTTGCCAGAACGTTAGTAAGCTCCGACAGTGCATTCTTTCTGTTTTCGATAAAAATTGAAATCTGGTTAATAGTCATAGTTTATTCTCCTTATGTAGGGGAAAGCCTTCCCCTCGCTCGCACTTGCGTTGCTCGCTACCCCTTCTAGCGGGGACACCCCGCAACGCCCCGCCGTTAATCATGAAGCTTACGTGTATCAATTACACGCTTAGCCTTACCTTCACTTCTTGCGATAGACTTCGGTGCCACTAATGTAACCTTAGCCTTAATCTGAAGAACACTCAAGAGTGCGCTCTCAAGCTGTTTTTCCTGCTTATTGATTTCAGAAACAACGTCGCTGAACTTCTCGGCTGTCATCTCAACCTTAATTTCGAATGTATCAGTGTTGTTTACGCGGCCAACATGAATCTCGTAGTTTGCAGGGTAACCGTTCTGCATGAGAACACCCTCAATCTGACTTGGGAATACGTTTACACCACGGATAATAAGCATATCATCAGTACGTCCCATAGGCTTACTCATACGAACGAAAGTACGACCGCAGGCACAAGGAGCACGGTTCAAAACGCCGATATCCTTTGTGCGGAAGCGCATCAATGGGAATGCCTGCTTTGTGATTGCTGTGAATACAAGCTCACCCTTCTCGCCATCTGGAAGTCTCTTTCCAGTTTTTGGATCAATAGTTTCGATAATGAAGTGGTCTTCGTTTACGTGCATACCAGCCTGTTCCTGACACTCATAAGCAACGCCAGGTCCCATAACTTCAGTAAGACCGTAAATATCATAAGCCTTAAGGCCGAGAGATTTTTCAATGTCGCGGCGCATTTCTTCAGTCCAAGGCTCAGCACCAAAAATACCAGCCTTAAGATGAATATCATCTGGAGTGAGTCCCATATCCTTAAGGGTTTCGCCAAGGTATGCAGCATAGCTTGGAGTACAGAACAGAATTGTAGATTTCAAATCCTGCATAAAAGTAATCTGGCGCTGTGTGTTACCAGATGAAATTGGAATAACCTGAATACCAAGTTTTGTTGCACCACCATGAACACCAAAGCCACCAGTGAAAAGTCCGTAGCCGTAAGCGTTCTGTGCAATATCATTTTCATCACAGCCGATTGCTACGAGCTGACGTGCAGTACAGTCATCCCAAATGTCGAGATCTTCTTTTGTATAACCTACAACAATCTGCTTACCAGTAGTTCCAGATGAAGCGTGAATACGAACAACCTTGCTCATTGGAACAGCGAAAAGTCCATATGGGTAAGTTGCACGGAGATCATCCTTACAGGTGAACGGAATCTTATCAAGATCATCGAGTCCCTTAATATCGTCTGGAGTTACACCTGCTTCCTCGCAGCGCTTTCTGTAATATTCAACATTCTCATAAACATGGCGGAAATTTTTAGCCAGTCTTTCGCCCTGAAGCTTACGAAGCTCCTCAAGTGGCATACATTCTGATTCTTTCTGATAATATTTTAAATTCATAGAATTCTCCTAAAACAACGTCATGCTGAACCCTTCGCAGCATAGCTGCTCGGAGACTCGCTAAAAATAGTCCACTGGACTATTTTTGCCCTGCTACGCAGTGCCGCTCCCTATGTTTCAGCATCTTTTTTACAGGCCCTGAAACGAGTTCAGGATGACGTTTTTTATTTTTGTTTTTAATGTAAAAAGATTAGTTACCGTGCACTGTTCAATGGAACGCATTGCACAAAAAAAATAGAGAAGTTCGCCCTTAGGCGAAAAAGAAATAAAAGGAAAAGAAGCGGCTCTTAAGTAGGCCTGTAATTCTTAACATATACTGAATATTACCACGCTTAGAGCCGCTTGTAAAGATTAAAACAAAAAATTATTAGAATCTGATATTCATAACTGTAATATCATCTGGCAGCAGTGAATGCTGAATCCAGTCTGTTACAGCTTTTTCGATAGCCTTTTCTGCAGAATAAACATCAGTATTGAACAGTTCTCCAAAGAATGCCTTTGTACGAGCCTCATCATAACGCTCACCATCATCGCTCTGCATATCAGTAAAACCATCTGAATACAAATCTATCTGAAGACCGTTTTTCAGTGGCATCTTATAAGGACCTTTCTTATCTCCTGTAATTGCATCAGCAACTGCGCCCATTCCAAACGGAGGAAGTGTTGGAACAAGAGTAGCAACACGGCCTTTTCCTGCTTCATCTTTCAAATATGCAAAAACATTTGTATGTCCACAGTTAAATACGTTTACTGATTTTGCTTTATAATCTACACAACAAATTGCGCCAGTAATAAAATTACCAACCGGAACAATTTCTTTTAAGAAGTTATCCAGCATTACAACAAGCTGACTCGCATTCAGCTTTGAACAATCCTGCATTGCAAGCATAGAAAAAATCGAACCGAGAGTAACTGTCAAAAGAGCTGCAGAAACATTCTTTCCAGAAACATCAAAACTTCCAATCAGATATCGGCCTTCACAAAGCTCCTGAGCAATATAATAATCGCCACCAACAGCATTTGCCATTTTGTTCCATATACATACATCAAAAGGAAACTTCTTTGTATCAGAATTCTTTTTAAGCATGTTCTGCTGAATGGCGGCAGCCTTTTCAAGATCCTGAGCACGAAGTTCTTCAAGCTTTGCATTCATTTTGGCAATAGATACAATGCCATAAAAGCTTCTGTTATTTATGAGAACAATAATATGTTTGATTTCAACACTGATTGCAGTTTCATTTACCTTAGCCGCAACCTTTTCAATAAAGTCACTACAATTTAAGGTAAACGGACATTCCTTTACATAATCACCACAAGTCTTTGAACCAAATAGTTTAAAACCAGAACCAGAGCTGCGTTCAAGAGCATCTCGTTCAACAACACCTATTACAGCATCATCTTTTTCAATTGGAACCGCCGTTAGATCCGGCTGCTGCTCAAACATTTCGAGCACAGTATCAAGGCTTGCTCTGCTGCTTACAGGCTCAATCGCCATTGCAATTGAACCGACCTGTCTCTCATTAAAACTATTTTCAAAACCTGTTTTTTTAACGTCTACTGAACTTTTTTCTTCTAAATCCTCAGAAAAAAAAGAACTGTCTATAACTTCTTCTTCCATCAGAGTTTTCCCCTACAACGTTTTCATTAATTATAGCACAGTTCTTTTATTCTGCAATATTTTTTTAGGCTGCGTTACTCACCGCGTCCAAGCTTAAATGCCTTTTTGTTCATTTCAAGGAACTGAGGCTTAACCAGCTTTTCAATTGCAGCAAGCCATGCGTCCTCCGGGAAGTCCATATATTTAGAAAGAAGTCCCATCAGAACAATGTTTACAGACTTTGCAGTTCCTGCCTGCTCAGCGAGAGTAAGACAATCCAGAGCATCAACCTTAAGACCTGCTGCTGTCATTTTTCCAACCAGGTCTTCAGGATATTCTGCCGCGCCGGTAATAACTGGCATCGGGTCAATCTTCTGAGTATTCACAACAATCTGTCCGCCCTTGCGAAGATATTCAGTGTAGCGCGCAGCCTCAAGCAATTCAAAAGAAACAATAAAATCTGCCTCGCCCTTATCAACGATTGGTGAATAAACCTTGTCGCCATAGCGTACATAAGTTACAACCGAACCGCCGCGCTGGCTCATACCATGAACCTCGCTAACCTTTACATCGAAGCCTGCATCAAGCAGAACCTGTCCCAAAGTTTTAGACGCAAGCAAAGCACCCTGGCCGCCCACGCCAACTATCATTATATTTTTTACCATAATAATCTCCATCATTAAGGAGGGGGAAGTCTCCCCCTGCGCCCGCACTACGTTGCGGGCTACCCTCTCTGCGGGGACACCCCGCAACGCCCCCAGTAAACAGCAGAGTTCATTTTATTCACTTAAAGTTTTTTTCCATTCAGCAAGCGACTTCTGATATTCTTCACGTTCTGTTTTTGGAAGAAATTCAGTCGCATACGATCCTGCTGCAAGACCTTTCTCTCTCATTTCTATAAACTTTGACACATAAGCTTTACAAGCTTCTTCCTTTGTAAAAGTGAATGGTTCTTTTACATACTCTGTGTTTGATGTACTAGTATTGCTATATGCAGGATTTCTATTCGCATTATAATTGTAATTGATAATTGAAACATCCCCCGAATAATCGCCATATTCAAGTTTATAACTAGAACCTTCCTTATAAAGAACTGCACCATCAGGGAGGGAAAGATATTTTAAGGGAATATAGCTTGTATATTCGTTATCTCTTTTTCTCAGTTCAAGAACAAGAGTTCCATCTGGATTTATAACATAACACTCGTAATCATTGTCTTCAAGTCTTCCATCTGTAATATAAGAAGCATCTTTATAAACAACTGTTACATTATGATCTAGAGAAGTAGAATATCCGGAATAAGAATCAGATGCGTAGTCTATTCTATAAAGATTATTATTTCCAATTGTATCCAAATCATCCAAAGACTGCCCAGCTACAATTACTTTATTGTCACTAACATAAGTCTTTTCGAATACAGGAACAGCCTTTTCAATAGTCCAATCCGCTGTATTATATCGATAGCAAACACCTTCTCCATAAACTGCAAGATTCTCATATTTTCCATTTTTATAAGTACCGGTTATATAAAGATAAGCTTCAGGGAAGTTTCTGCCTCTATCCGACCAGCTTGCAAGATGCCAGAAGATAACAGCTTTAGAATCTTCCAAAACAACTCGAACAGTACCAAAATCTCGTGTTGCATACATTTCCAGAAAAATGTCTACATCATCAGATGAATACATTGTCAGGAAGTCATCTCTTGCACTCTTAAGGGTATCTCCAATAACACCAATTCTTATGTTCTTTCCAAATTCAAAGTCTTCTGTTTGCGAAATACAGTATTTCAATATAAACAACAGAAGATCTGAGTTTGTAGATATTTTAGACTCACTAACAGAAATGCTATCCTGTTCTGCTAAATTTACAAGTACAGGTTCAGCTGCCCGTGTAAGGCTTCTGTTGTCTGTTCCGAGCATCTCAGCAAAATCAGCTGCTGTAACAGGAAGATTTTTCAAAATCTCGTTAGGTGTTACAGTTTCTGGATTACCACTGCCAATAGTATTATTACAACCAATAAACGCCATACAAAGTACAGCGATCAAAATCAAAATAATCTTTTTCATTACAACGCTCCAAACTTACACATCTGTGAACAAACACCACAGCCAACACATAATGTTGTATCAATCTTTGCCTTGCCGCCCTTCATTGCGATGGCAGGACATCCAATCTTCATACACATCTTGCAGCTCTTACATTTTGCTTCATCAACCTTGAGCGGTGGATTGTGCTTAACTTCTTTGAGCAGTGCACATGGACGGCGGCTGATAATAAGGCTTGGCTCTTCAACTTCGAGTTCTTCCTTAACAGCAGCTTCACACTCAGCAATGTTATATGGGTCTACTACGCGAACACGGTTAATTCCCATTGCCTTAGCCAACGCTTCGAGATCTACGCGGCCGGCAGGGTCACCATAAAGGTTCTTTCCAGTTGTAGGATTCTGCTGATGTCCTGTCATACCTGTAATTGAGTTATCAAGAACAATTACTGTAGATTTAGACTGATTATAAGCAATTGTTGCAAGACCTGTCATACCAGAGTGCATGAATGTTGAGTCACCAATTACAGCAACAGATTTCTTTTCATTCTCTGCTCCACCAGCCTTGTTCCAGCCGTGAAGTCCACTGAAGCTTGCACCCATACAAAGAGTAACATCCATTGCGCTGAGCGGTGCAACTGAACCCAAAGTATAACATCCGATATCACCAAATACAGTTACCTTAAGCTTGTTCAAAGCGTAGAACATACCGCGGTGTGGACAACCTGCACACATAATAGGCGGGCGAACAGGAATTGCAGTATCAAGTTTTGTTCCCTGTGGAACTTCTTTTCCAAATGCAGCAGCAACAAGATTCTGGCTGAATTCGCCGCAGATCGGGAACATATCTTTTCCATGAATCTCAACTGAAAGTCCAAGACCACGAACAAATGTTTCAATAACAGGATCAAGTTCTTCAACAACAATCAGCTTTTCAAGACCTTCTGCGAACTTGCGGATCATATCTCCAGGAAGAGGATTTACCATTCCAAGCTTCAAAATATTTACGCTGTCACCAAGAACTTCCTTTACATACTGATATGAAGTTGATGAAGTGATGATACCAGTTTTAGCACCAACATCTTCTATCTTATTAATACCAGAAGTCTCACTCCACTTGGCAAGATCAGCCATTCTCTGCTCAACAAAAGGATGGCGGCGGATAGCATTTGCAGGAGCCATAACGTACTTGCTGATATTCTTTTCATAAGTCTTGTGCTCAGGAACAACACGTTCAGCTGGCTCAGTAATACTCTGGCTGTGAGCAACGCGTGTACACATCTTGTACAAAACAGGAGTATCAAATTTTTCACTGATTTCAAAAGCCATAGCGGCAAAGCGGCGTGCCTCATCGGCATCACTTGGCTCAATCATAGGAACCTTAGATGCAATAGCGTGATGGCGGCTGTCCTGCTCATTCTGAGAAGAATGCATTCCAGGGTCATCTGCAACACCAATAACAAGACCGGCATTAACGCCAGTATAGCTCATTGTGTAAAGAGGATCGGCAGCAACGTTCAAACCAACGTGCTTCATACCACAGAATGCGCGGCGTCCAGCCAGACACGCACCAAAAGCCGACTCAAGAGCAACCTTTTCATTCGGTGCCCATTCACAATAGATTTCCTTAAATCTTGCTGCTTCTTCAGTAATCTCCGTACTTGGAGTTCCCGGATAACTTGAAATAACTTCACAGCCCGCTTCAAACAAACCACGCGCAGCTGCGGCATTTCCTAACATCAGTTGTTTCATTGTATTCCCTTATAAAATATTTTTTTTAAGTGAGAATGTAATTTTACAGCGATTTTAAAGAATGGTAAATAGTCGACTACCCTGTCTATATAGCTATTTAAACTTGATTTTATAGCTATCTGAATTTATAATAACCTTGCAAAGGAGGCTATCATGAATACAGTTCCTATGTACGAAGCAAAAAACAAATTGCCGCTATTTATGCATCAGGCAGAAGAATCGGGCCCGGTTTTTGTCACCCGCAGAAATAAAATTGCAGGTGTTATCCTTTCTATTGATGATTACAACAAACTGCTTTCAAAGCAGCCCAAAAAAACAATTCTTGAAGCTGCAGAAGAATTCCGCAGAAAAACCGCCGGCACATTAACAAATGAAGATATCGATAAGATTTTTGATGTTAGGGATCATACTCCTGACTCTTATGAAAGCCATGTTTTTGATGGAGTATTTGACGCCGAATGATTTATGAAGAAGAACCTCATTACCTGTTAGACTCAAATATAATTTCCGAAATTATTAAACCGGAACCAGACTTTAATGTTATTTCCAAAATTGCAGAACATAATTCTGATTGTGCAATCTGTACGCCAGTATGGCAGGAAATTCTATATGGATTATATCGAATGCCGGAAGGAATGAACAAAAAATATCTTGATAACTTTATCAATGATGATGTTCATGAAAATTTCAAGATTAAGAATTTTACGGAAAAGGCCGCTGCAATTCAGGCTGACTTGAGGGCAAAACTCGAAAAAACAGGCGCCCCAACTCAAAAAGAAGACAGCATGATTGCCGCCATCGCACTTGCAAACCACATGGTTTTAGTCACCCGAAATACTAAGCACTTCACCGCCATTCAGCAGGTCAGCGACCTGCTGATTGAAAACTGGTTTGAAGCTTAAAACTCATTTCCAGGGAAACGAGGAATCATATCTGTGGCTTTTTTGATTTCTGCGTCGCTTGGAATGTAATCTCCCATTTCTCCGTCGTTGAAGGCCTTGTAAGCATACATATCAAAATAGCCGGTTCCTGTAAGACCAAAGACAATGTTCTTTGCCTCGCCAGTCTCCTTACACTTCATTGCCTCATCAATTGCAACACGGATTGCGTGGCTGCTTTCCGGAGCCGGCAAAATACCTTCAATGCGGGCAAAATCTTCTGCGGCCTGGAAAACAGAAGTCTGTTCTACAGAGCGTGCCTCAAGCAAGCCCTGGTCGTAAAGCTCACTTACAATGCTGCTCATTCCGTGGTAGCGCAGTCCTCCGGCATGGCTTGCAGAAGGCATAAAACCGCTTC
The Treponema bryantii DNA segment above includes these coding regions:
- a CDS encoding DUF362 domain-containing protein, with translation MTTTVALQRCAEYDFDKVLECIHVMFELVPPPDVHGKTVLLKPNILYPKSPDLAVCTHPVVVGAVARAFKDLGAARVIAGESPAIANSTMAAKVTGMYDQVVSNGGEWADFKTPDVVACPDGKIVKSFNFAKQFLEADIIVSVAKLKSHQLMAYTGAMKNLFGLMIGLEKAEQHYRFSNKADFAAFLTDLNIAAKPQYAIMDAIVGMEGPGGPGGGAPIKLGFLAASDNILALDWKCSELVGYNPHLIANLEDALKRSLWLKSEKEIKTAGASEDTCRCTTFKIVKEPSETLQKMMPRWLNLIATPLLTKTPRFNARKCKKCGRCEQICPAHLIKMNGPDDSAQLNDKQKCLHCFCCHEICPNDAIKLKRF
- a CDS encoding amino acid-binding protein; amino-acid sequence: MTINQISIFIENRKNALSELTNVLATHNINIRAISLADTNDFGIARIIVENVEQVMGALERSHYIVKSTPVIAVEIPDEAGSLNKILKILADNGRNVEYMYGFTGRKSGSAYMIIRCTDVPETEKVCDQNGIRMIGQDELANI
- a CDS encoding phenylacetate--CoA ligase family protein; its protein translation is MNLKYYQKESECMPLEELRKLQGERLAKNFRHVYENVEYYRKRCEEAGVTPDDIKGLDDLDKIPFTCKDDLRATYPYGLFAVPMSKVVRIHASSGTTGKQIVVGYTKEDLDIWDDCTARQLVAIGCDENDIAQNAYGYGLFTGGFGVHGGATKLGIQVIPISSGNTQRQITFMQDLKSTILFCTPSYAAYLGETLKDMGLTPDDIHLKAGIFGAEPWTEEMRRDIEKSLGLKAYDIYGLTEVMGPGVAYECQEQAGMHVNEDHFIIETIDPKTGKRLPDGEKGELVFTAITKQAFPLMRFRTKDIGVLNRAPCACGRTFVRMSKPMGRTDDMLIIRGVNVFPSQIEGVLMQNGYPANYEIHVGRVNNTDTFEIKVEMTAEKFSDVVSEINKQEKQLESALLSVLQIKAKVTLVAPKSIARSEGKAKRVIDTRKLHD
- a CDS encoding SpoIIE family protein phosphatase, coding for MEEEVIDSSFFSEDLEEKSSVDVKKTGFENSFNERQVGSIAMAIEPVSSRASLDTVLEMFEQQPDLTAVPIEKDDAVIGVVERDALERSSGSGFKLFGSKTCGDYVKECPFTLNCSDFIEKVAAKVNETAISVEIKHIIVLINNRSFYGIVSIAKMNAKLEELRAQDLEKAAAIQQNMLKKNSDTKKFPFDVCIWNKMANAVGGDYYIAQELCEGRYLIGSFDVSGKNVSAALLTVTLGSIFSMLAMQDCSKLNASQLVVMLDNFLKEIVPVGNFITGAICCVDYKAKSVNVFNCGHTNVFAYLKDEAGKGRVATLVPTLPPFGMGAVADAITGDKKGPYKMPLKNGLQIDLYSDGFTDMQSDDGERYDEARTKAFFGELFNTDVYSAEKAIEKAVTDWIQHSLLPDDITVMNIRF
- a CDS encoding indolepyruvate oxidoreductase subunit beta; the protein is MVKNIMIVGVGGQGALLASKTLGQVLLDAGFDVKVSEVHGMSQRGGSVVTYVRYGDKVYSPIVDKGEADFIVSFELLEAARYTEYLRKGGQIVVNTQKIDPMPVITGAAEYPEDLVGKMTAAGLKVDALDCLTLAEQAGTAKSVNIVLMGLLSKYMDFPEDAWLAAIEKLVKPQFLEMNKKAFKLGRGE
- the iorA gene encoding indolepyruvate ferredoxin oxidoreductase subunit alpha, which translates into the protein MKQLMLGNAAAARGLFEAGCEVISSYPGTPSTEITEEAARFKEIYCEWAPNEKVALESAFGACLAGRRAFCGMKHVGLNVAADPLYTMSYTGVNAGLVIGVADDPGMHSSQNEQDSRHHAIASKVPMIEPSDADEARRFAAMAFEISEKFDTPVLYKMCTRVAHSQSITEPAERVVPEHKTYEKNISKYVMAPANAIRRHPFVEQRMADLAKWSETSGINKIEDVGAKTGIITSSTSYQYVKEVLGDSVNILKLGMVNPLPGDMIRKFAEGLEKLIVVEELDPVIETFVRGLGLSVEIHGKDMFPICGEFSQNLVAAAFGKEVPQGTKLDTAIPVRPPIMCAGCPHRGMFYALNKLKVTVFGDIGCYTLGSVAPLSAMDVTLCMGASFSGLHGWNKAGGAENEKKSVAVIGDSTFMHSGMTGLATIAYNQSKSTVIVLDNSITGMTGHQQNPTTGKNLYGDPAGRVDLEALAKAMGINRVRVVDPYNIAECEAAVKEELEVEEPSLIISRRPCALLKEVKHNPPLKVDEAKCKSCKMCMKIGCPAIAMKGGKAKIDTTLCVGCGVCSQMCKFGAL
- a CDS encoding type II toxin-antitoxin system Phd/YefM family antitoxin is translated as MNTVPMYEAKNKLPLFMHQAEESGPVFVTRRNKIAGVILSIDDYNKLLSKQPKKTILEAAEEFRRKTAGTLTNEDIDKIFDVRDHTPDSYESHVFDGVFDAE
- a CDS encoding type II toxin-antitoxin system VapC family toxin, which gives rise to MIYEEEPHYLLDSNIISEIIKPEPDFNVISKIAEHNSDCAICTPVWQEILYGLYRMPEGMNKKYLDNFINDDVHENFKIKNFTEKAAAIQADLRAKLEKTGAPTQKEDSMIAAIALANHMVLVTRNTKHFTAIQQVSDLLIENWFEA